TTGCCCGGCTATTCACCTTTTTACAAGGAAAATCAGGTATACATACAGAATTGGTAGAACTACTTGTTAAATTCATTAATCTGGATATTTTTCCATATATACCGGAGCATGGCAGTGTAGGTGCCAGTGGCGATTTAGTCCAATTGGCCCATATAGCATTGACTTTGATCGGCGAAGGAGAAGTGTTCTATCAAGGACAACTACAACCTACCGCCCAGGTGCTTGAGAAGAATCATCTCAAACCTTTCTCTATCCACATTCGTGAGGGACTTTCAGTAACAAACGGTACTTCCGTCATGACGGGTATCGGCATTGTTAATCTGATTTATGCGCGTCAATTACTAAACTGGTCCGTATGCGCCTCAGTAATGATGAATGAGATTGCTGCATCCTATGATGATTTTGTTTCTCAGCCGCTAAACGATGCTAAGCTTCATAAAGGACAGCGGAAAATAGCTGAGGCTATGAGAGCCTGGATGTCGGGCAGCCAATGCACACGCAAGAGAGAAAACGAACTGTATGGACAGAAACACGAGGAAAAGATCTTCGAACATAAAGTACAGCCTTATTATTCGCTAAGATGTACTCCGCAGATACTGGGACCAATTTATGACACATTGATAAATACGGAAGAGGTATTAATCAACGAAATCAACTCAGCCTGTGACAACCCGATTGTTGATCCGGAAACCCAAAATGTATATCATGGTGGAAACTTTCATGGTGATTACATCTCTTTCGAAATGGATAAATTAAAAATTGCCATTACCAAACTGACAATGCTAAGTGAACGCCAGTTGAACTATCTGTTCCATGATCGTATCAACGGAATACTTCCCCCATTTGTCAATCTGGGAATACTGGGACTGAACTATGGATTGCAAGCTTCGCAATTCACAGCAACTTCCACTACTGCAGAGTGTCAGACACTATCCAACCCAATGTATGTGCATAGTATCCCTAACAACAATGACAATCAAGACATTGTGAGTATGGGAACGAACTCTGCATTAATAGCCAAAACAGTTATTGAGAATTCTTATCAAGTCATGAGTATTCTGTTTATGGGGATTGTACAGGCGGTGGATTATTTAAAGATACAAGATCAATTGAGTACGGAATCACGCAATGTGTACAATGAAATCCGGGCATTCTTTCCTGTATTTTCCCAAGATACTCCTAAATATAAGGAAATAGAGGCTATGAATGAATACTTGAAAAATAAGAAATTCAATTTATAAATGAAATACGCATTAATAACAGGCGGAAGCCGGGGCATAGGACGTGCTGTCAGCATCAAACTGGCAGAAAAAGGATATACCGTGCTGATTAATTATCAAAGCAATGATAAGGAAGCAGCCAATACCCTGCAACTCGTTCGAGAGCAAGGAGGAGATGGAGAACTACTAAAGTTCGATGTAAGCAGCCCGGCAGCAGTATCCGAAGCGTTAAACACCTGGAGTGCCCAACATCCGGACGAATATATTGAAGTACTGATTAACAATGCAGGAATTCGCAAAGACAATTTAATGCTCTGGATGACCGAACCTGAATGGAACGGAGTACTGAATACCAGCTTGAATGGGTTCTTTTATGTCACCCAGGCATTGCTTAAAAACATGTTAGTCAAACGTTTCGGCCGCATTGTCAATATAGTTTCGCTATCAGGCATCAAAGGTATGCCCGGACAAACAAATTATTCTGCAGCTAAAGGGGGTGTCATTGCCGCTACCAAGGCATTAGCCCAGGAAGTGGCAAAGAAGCATGTAACTGTCAATGCTGTGGCCCCCGGATTCATCCGTACGGAAATGACCGAAGACATCAATGAGAACGAATGGAAAAAGCACATCCCTACCGGGCGCTTCGGTGAACCGGAAGAAGTGGCTGATCTTGTAAGTTTCTTAGTTTCCCCCAACGCCTCTTATATCACAGGTGAGATTATTTCAATCAATGGAGGACTGCATACATGAGAAGAGTTGTCATTACAGGAATGGGAATTTACTCGTGCATCGGCAAGAATCTGAGCGAAGTAACAGACTCATTATATAACGGTAAATCGGGAATCGGCATCGATCCCCACCGGAAAGAAATGGGGTATATTTCTGCACTGACTGGTCTGCTGGAACGCCCTGATCTAAAAAAAATGTTGGACAGACGGAAACGTCTCTGCCTGCCTGAACAGGGAGAATATGCCTATCTGGCAAGTGTAGAAGCTTTCAAAAATGCAAGTATTGATGAAGCATTCTTGGAAACAAATGAAGTAGGAATACTGTATGGAAATGACAGTAGTACTGCACCGATTATTAACGCTGTAGATATTATCCGGGAAAAGAAGAATACCGTTCTGGTAGGTTCCGGTTCTATTTTCCAGTCGATGAATTCGACTGTATCTATGAACCTGTCGGTCATCTTCAAGCTCAGAGGAGTAAACTTCACAATCTCCGGTGCTTGTGCAAGCGGTTCACACGCCATTGGCATGGGTTATCTGCTAATCAAGTCAGGATTGCAAGAGTGTATTCTTTGTGGCGGTGCGCAAGAAGTAAATCCATTCTCAGTAGGTAGTTTCGACGGATTAAGTGCATTCTCTACCCGGGAAGATAAGCCTCAGCAAGCATCCAGACCCTTTGATAAAAGCAGAGACGGACTTGTGCCCAGCGGAGGTGGCGCCAGTCTAGTACTGGAAAGTTATGAATCAGCTGTTAAGCGAGGAGCACCCATATTGGCAGAAATTATCGGCTACGGTTTTTCATCCAATGGAGATCATATATCTGTTCCTAATATAGACGGCCCAAAGCGTTCATTGGAAATGGCCATCCGGAATGCCGGAATCGCATTGGATGAAATTAAATACATCAATGCGCACGCCACTTCTACTCCGATAGGTGATTTGAATGAAGCAAAAGCCATAGCAGAAGTATTTGAAGGACACCACCCGTATGTGGCTTCCACCAAGTCTATGACCGGTCACGAAATGTGGATGGCGGGTGCCAGCGAAGTTATCTATTCTACTTTAATGATGCAGAATAACTTCATTGCTCCCAACCTGAATTTCGAAGAACCGGATGAAGCCTCTGCCCAACTTAATATCCCCGCCCAACGAGTAAATATGGAATTTGATACATTCCTGTCGAACTCATTCGGATTCGGAGGAACCAATTCTACATTAATTATTAAAAAAGTAAAGTAATATAAGTATGACCCACGAAGAAATCATTGAAAAGATAAGAGAAACCTTATCCGAGGAATTTGAAGTAGATATCGATCTTATCCAGCCTGATGCTCCGCTCATGCAAACCCTTGAGTTAGACAGTCTGGACTTGGTAGATATGGTAGTGTTGATTGAAAAGAACTTCGGTTTTAACGTAACCGGACAAGATTTTGTCGGAATCAAAACGTTCCAGGACTTCTATAATCTCGTCATTACACGTATGGCCGAAAACAAAAACGAATAGACAAGATGTGGAAAGGTAAAACCCGTGGCGGCGTATCCGGATACCTGTTTTTCATTTATATGATCAGATATTGTGGAGTAAAGACTGCTTATGGTTTTCTGTCTCTGATCGTTCTTTATTTTATCCCTTTCGCTCCTAAAGCAACAAAGAGTATCTGGCAATATGCCCGCCGTATCTTAAGACGGAACCGCATACAATCGATGGGGCTATTGCTGAATAACTATTATCGTTTGGGACAGATACTCATAGACAAGGTAGCCATTGGAAATGGAATGATCGACAAGTATCATTTCAAGTTCAACCACTATCAGGAGTTTCTAAATGTATTGGATGGAGATCAGGGAGTAATCATGATCGGTGCACACGTTGGCAACTGGGAAATCGGAACACCTTTTTTCAATGACTACAGTAAGAAGATGAATGTGGTGATGTACGATGCCGAACATCAAAAGATTAAAGAAATACTGAAGAAGAACGGACAGCAGCAACCTTACAAGATTATACCAGTCAACAAAGATAATCTGGCACATATATTCAAAATTACAGAAGCACTGGATCATAAAGAATACGTCTGTTTTCAGGGAGACCGTTATCTGAATGCAGACAAACTGCTGACCTGTAAATTTATGGGACACGAAGCTTGTTTTCCAATCGGCCCTTTCCTATTGGCATCACGGATGAAAGTTCCTGTAGTTTTCTATTTTGCAATGAGAGAGGCTAAGCAAACCTATCATTTTCATTTTATACTGGCAGAAAAGGTATCCGGCTCAAAAGAGAAAAAGGCAGAGCAATTACTATTAGAACAATATGTGAACGCTCTGGAAAAAGTAATCAGCCAGTATCCCGAACAATGGTTCAACTATTATCCTTTCTGGAAGTCGCTTGAATAAACTAAAATCAACAAAATGAAACTATTTCCTTCTCTACAAAAGAGATATACCAAAGAACGATTCACTGCTGTGCAAGCACAGAGGTTGGCACAAGAAATCGCTTTTGGTCCCATTGTATTCCAAGTTTCACGCCTGATGCTGAAATTCGGTATTTTCCGTTTGCTTTCCGACAACCGGGAAGGTCTGTCACTGGAACAGATCAGCCAGAACACCGGATTGTCAAAGTATGCCACACAAGTTTTACTGGAAGCCTCACTCACCATAGGTACTGTATTGGTAAAAGACGATCAATATATACTGGCAAAGGCCGGATGGTTCCTGTTGAATGATGAGATGGCACAAGTGAACATGGATTTTAATCAGGACGTCAACTACAAAGGTCTGTTCCATCTGGAGGAAGCATTGCTAAATGGTCGCCCCGAAGGTTTGAAAGAATTGGGAAACTGGCCCACGATTTACGAAGGATTATCCAGTTTACCCGAGCAAGTGCAGAAAAGCTGGTTCGGCTTCGACCATTTTTATTCAGACAATTCTTTCGACCAGGCACTCGAAATCGTATTCAGCCACTCTCCCCGGACTCTGCTCGATGTAGGAGGCAATACAGGTAGATGGGCTACTAAATGTGTGCAATACAACGAGAAAGTAGAAGTTACCATTATGGATTTACCCCAACAACTGGAAATGATGAAACAAAAGACAGAAAATATTTCCGGTCACGAGCGTATTCATGGACATGGTGTAAATCTTCTCGATGAAAATGTACCTTTCCCGAAAGGTTTTGATGCGATCTGGATGAGTCAGTTTCTAGATTGCTTTTCTGAGAAAGAAGTTATCAGTATACTCTCACGAGCTGCTCAGTCCATGTCTACAGAAGGGCGACTCTACATTATGGAAACATTCTGGGACCGACAAAAATTCGAAACTGCTGCCTACTGCCTGACACAGATCAGTATATACTTTACTGCTATGGCAAATGGTAACAGCAAAATGTATCACTCCGACGATATGGCACGATGCATTCAAGAATCAGGGTTGGAAATAGAGGAAATATATGATAACCTGGGATTGGGACACAGTATTGTAAAATGTAAGCTGAAATGAAAAGAGCTCCTATCATATCCGGTGAAGGAATCCTGAACCTGATACCACAACGACCGCCAATCGTTATGGTAGATTCATTCTGTGGCATTGAAGATAATTGTTCCTATTCAGGTCTCACAGTCACTGACGATAATATCTTTTGCCAGGAAGGCAAATTGCAGGAAGCAGGTCTTGTTGAACACATAGCCCAATCGGCGGCGGCACGGATCGGATATATCTATTTACAGAAAAATGAACCGGTGCCCTTAGGCTTTATCGGTTCGGTAGATAAATTAACCCTTCATCGTTTGCCGGAGACAGGGCAGGAATTATTCACTGAAATTACGCTTATTCAGGAGGTATTCGATATTACTTTAGTATCTGCCTGTGTAAGTACTACGGAAGGAGTGATTGCAGAATGCCGGATGAAAATATTTTTAGATAAGAAATGAGGCAAAAAACGAATCTACATACGCCTGCACTCATTGACCGCACCACAATAAAGGTACGTTTCAGTGAAATAGACTCCATGCAAATCGTATGGCATGGTGAATATGTACGCTATTTTGAGGATGGAAGGGAGTCTTTCGGAAAGCATTATGGCTTAGGATATATGGATATCTACAGTGAAGGATATATGGTACCCATCGTTGAATTAAATTGCCAATTTAAGCAATCCTTATCCTTCGGTGAAGAAGTTATCATTGAAACCCGATACATTTCTTGTGAAGCTGCCAAGATTAAATTCGAATATGTACTATATCGGGCTACAGACAATAATATCGTTGCCACCGGAAGTACAACTCAGGTTTTTCTAAATACTAACAGGGAGCTGGAGTTAGCAACTCCGGCCTTTTATCAGGAGTGGAAAAAGAAATGGAACATCCTATAACTGTATATATCACAGCAGATACTCTGATCAGTTCTTTAGGAGCAAATACCCGGGAGAATATAAAAGCAATCCGGGAATATCAGAGCGGGATCACCAGGCATGAAGCAGGAATCATATCTGATACTTCTATATTAGCTGCCACTATTAAACCGGAACAATGGGAAAGAGCAAAGAATTTGGGTACGTACACACGCCTGGAACAACTATTCATACTAGCCATTCAAGATATTCTGTCCCATTCCGAAATGAATCTGGCGGATGAAGATTGTGGCCTCATCCTATCCACCACTAAAGGTAATATCGACCTGTTGGCCAATCATCCCGACACCCCTGATATCAGAGTTCATCTATGGGAAATGGGAAGAAGAATAAGCGAATATTTTCAGGCCGACAACCGGGTAGAAGTCATTTCTAATGCCTGCATATCAGGAGTATCCGCTCTGATTGTGGCAAAGCGATGGATCGAATCCGGCAGATACAAAAAAGTCATAGTAGCGGGAGGTGATATCCTCTCCCACTTCATTACCAGCGGATTTCTATCTTTCAGATCCATCAGTTCCGAAAGATGCTGCCCTTATGATGCCCGGAGAGACGGACTCAATTTAGGAGAGGCTTGTGGTGCTATCCTGCTGAGTTCGGAAGGAAACGATACGGATATCATCCTGTCCGGAGGAGCCATTAGTAACGATGCCAATCATATTTCAGGCCCGTCACGCACAGGAGACGGACTTTACCTCGCCATACGGCAGGCTATGGAAGAAGCTGCAGTCCTTGCCGAAGACGTTAGTTTCATGAACACACATGGAACGGCTACTGTCTATAACGATGAAATGGAATCGAAAGCTATTCATTTAGCCGGATTGGAAACCGTTCCGGTTCATAGTTTGAAATCTTATTTCGGTCATACTTTAGGGGCATCGGGAGTGATTGAATCTATTATCTGTATTCACGAACTAAAGGAAAACGTACTATTCGGTACATTAGGCTATGAAAAGCCCGGTGTCAGCATGCCTATTCTGGTGCAAGCTGACCATCAGGAAATACCCATGAAGCATTGTATCAAAACAGCATCCGGTTTCGGAGGTTGTAATGCTGCTATCGTATTGACACTTCCTGCATATCAGAAACAGCCCTCAAGCGTGCAATCACCGGTGACAGTTCATACGACCGCAACTGTTTCCATTGAGAATAGCTGTTTAAGTATGAATGGAGAAACCGTTTTTTCATCATCTGCCTCAAACTTTGCACAATTTATCCGCGAAGCATATAAAAATACAGGTGGAAGTAACATGAAATTCTACAAAATGGACGACCTTTGCAAACTGGGATATACTGCTGTTGAATATCTGTTGAAGGAGAAAAACTTTCAACCGGAAGAAATAGGGATATTGCTGGTTAATGCTGCCGCCTCACTGAATACGGATATTCGTCATCAGATGATTATCAATCAGGAAGGTGACCATGCAGCCAGTCCGACGGTATTTGTATACACTCTGCCTAACGTTGTAGCTGGTGAGATATGTATCCGTCATAAAATACAAGGAGAAAATACTTTCTTTATAGAAAAAGAATTCGATGCGGACAAATTGAAAGAATATGCACAAATTGTAATGAAGAAAGGTAATTTAAAAGCTTGCATCACCGGATGGTGCAACCTTTTAATGGAAGAGTATAAAGCTGATTTCAAACTAATAGAAGTACAACATTGATATGGAAGAATTAATAGAAAAACTAAAAAGAGAATTAATAGAAGAACTGAATCTTGAAGAAGTCACACCCGAAGAGATCAATCCCAATGAGCCTCTGTTTGGTGACGGTGGTTTAGGACTTGATTCTATTGACGCACTTGAAATTATTCTTATTTTAGAGCGTAACTATGGAATCAAAATAAAGAATCCTGCAGAAGGGAAACAGATTTTCTACTCAATACGTACATTAGCTAACTATATCTCTGAAAATCAGAAATAATGAAGATATATGTAACCGGTTTAGGTGTTGTTTCAGGTATCGGTCTGGGTGTTGCAGAAAATATAGCTTCACTCAGGAAACATCAGCATGGTATGGGGAAAGTCACTCTTTTCCCTACGGAACTGGATGTACCCGTATCAGAGGTAAAATACAGCAATGAAGAACTAAAACAGTTACTCTCTTTAGATATACAAAAAACGTTTTCACGAACAGCCTTATTAGGCATGTTAGCTGCCCGGGAAGCAGTCGATGACGCCCGGTTAGATTTGAATACTTTGCGTGTAGGTCTCATTTCTTCCACCTCTGTAGGTGGTATGGATT
The nucleotide sequence above comes from Bacteroides intestinalis DSM 17393. Encoded proteins:
- a CDS encoding HAL/PAL/TAL family ammonia-lyase; this translates as MIVGKYINLGTLQELLFNGEKVIISDECIQEVDKGFRFLKDFSSDKIIYGINTGFGPMAQYRIEDKSLTELQYNIIRSHSTGAGKPLPPLYVKAAMIARLFTFLQGKSGIHTELVELLVKFINLDIFPYIPEHGSVGASGDLVQLAHIALTLIGEGEVFYQGQLQPTAQVLEKNHLKPFSIHIREGLSVTNGTSVMTGIGIVNLIYARQLLNWSVCASVMMNEIAASYDDFVSQPLNDAKLHKGQRKIAEAMRAWMSGSQCTRKRENELYGQKHEEKIFEHKVQPYYSLRCTPQILGPIYDTLINTEEVLINEINSACDNPIVDPETQNVYHGGNFHGDYISFEMDKLKIAITKLTMLSERQLNYLFHDRINGILPPFVNLGILGLNYGLQASQFTATSTTAECQTLSNPMYVHSIPNNNDNQDIVSMGTNSALIAKTVIENSYQVMSILFMGIVQAVDYLKIQDQLSTESRNVYNEIRAFFPVFSQDTPKYKEIEAMNEYLKNKKFNL
- the fabG gene encoding 3-oxoacyl-ACP reductase FabG: MKYALITGGSRGIGRAVSIKLAEKGYTVLINYQSNDKEAANTLQLVREQGGDGELLKFDVSSPAAVSEALNTWSAQHPDEYIEVLINNAGIRKDNLMLWMTEPEWNGVLNTSLNGFFYVTQALLKNMLVKRFGRIVNIVSLSGIKGMPGQTNYSAAKGGVIAATKALAQEVAKKHVTVNAVAPGFIRTEMTEDINENEWKKHIPTGRFGEPEEVADLVSFLVSPNASYITGEIISINGGLHT
- a CDS encoding beta-ketoacyl-[acyl-carrier-protein] synthase family protein; its protein translation is MRRVVITGMGIYSCIGKNLSEVTDSLYNGKSGIGIDPHRKEMGYISALTGLLERPDLKKMLDRRKRLCLPEQGEYAYLASVEAFKNASIDEAFLETNEVGILYGNDSSTAPIINAVDIIREKKNTVLVGSGSIFQSMNSTVSMNLSVIFKLRGVNFTISGACASGSHAIGMGYLLIKSGLQECILCGGAQEVNPFSVGSFDGLSAFSTREDKPQQASRPFDKSRDGLVPSGGGASLVLESYESAVKRGAPILAEIIGYGFSSNGDHISVPNIDGPKRSLEMAIRNAGIALDEIKYINAHATSTPIGDLNEAKAIAEVFEGHHPYVASTKSMTGHEMWMAGASEVIYSTLMMQNNFIAPNLNFEEPDEASAQLNIPAQRVNMEFDTFLSNSFGFGGTNSTLIIKKVK
- a CDS encoding acyl carrier protein, translated to MTHEEIIEKIRETLSEEFEVDIDLIQPDAPLMQTLELDSLDLVDMVVLIEKNFGFNVTGQDFVGIKTFQDFYNLVITRMAENKNE
- a CDS encoding LpxL/LpxP family acyltransferase produces the protein MWKGKTRGGVSGYLFFIYMIRYCGVKTAYGFLSLIVLYFIPFAPKATKSIWQYARRILRRNRIQSMGLLLNNYYRLGQILIDKVAIGNGMIDKYHFKFNHYQEFLNVLDGDQGVIMIGAHVGNWEIGTPFFNDYSKKMNVVMYDAEHQKIKEILKKNGQQQPYKIIPVNKDNLAHIFKITEALDHKEYVCFQGDRYLNADKLLTCKFMGHEACFPIGPFLLASRMKVPVVFYFAMREAKQTYHFHFILAEKVSGSKEKKAEQLLLEQYVNALEKVISQYPEQWFNYYPFWKSLE
- a CDS encoding methyltransferase gives rise to the protein MKLFPSLQKRYTKERFTAVQAQRLAQEIAFGPIVFQVSRLMLKFGIFRLLSDNREGLSLEQISQNTGLSKYATQVLLEASLTIGTVLVKDDQYILAKAGWFLLNDEMAQVNMDFNQDVNYKGLFHLEEALLNGRPEGLKELGNWPTIYEGLSSLPEQVQKSWFGFDHFYSDNSFDQALEIVFSHSPRTLLDVGGNTGRWATKCVQYNEKVEVTIMDLPQQLEMMKQKTENISGHERIHGHGVNLLDENVPFPKGFDAIWMSQFLDCFSEKEVISILSRAAQSMSTEGRLYIMETFWDRQKFETAAYCLTQISIYFTAMANGNSKMYHSDDMARCIQESGLEIEEIYDNLGLGHSIVKCKLK
- a CDS encoding acyl-CoA thioesterase; the encoded protein is MRQKTNLHTPALIDRTTIKVRFSEIDSMQIVWHGEYVRYFEDGRESFGKHYGLGYMDIYSEGYMVPIVELNCQFKQSLSFGEEVIIETRYISCEAAKIKFEYVLYRATDNNIVATGSTTQVFLNTNRELELATPAFYQEWKKKWNIL
- a CDS encoding beta-ketoacyl synthase N-terminal-like domain-containing protein, with translation MEHPITVYITADTLISSLGANTRENIKAIREYQSGITRHEAGIISDTSILAATIKPEQWERAKNLGTYTRLEQLFILAIQDILSHSEMNLADEDCGLILSTTKGNIDLLANHPDTPDIRVHLWEMGRRISEYFQADNRVEVISNACISGVSALIVAKRWIESGRYKKVIVAGGDILSHFITSGFLSFRSISSERCCPYDARRDGLNLGEACGAILLSSEGNDTDIILSGGAISNDANHISGPSRTGDGLYLAIRQAMEEAAVLAEDVSFMNTHGTATVYNDEMESKAIHLAGLETVPVHSLKSYFGHTLGASGVIESIICIHELKENVLFGTLGYEKPGVSMPILVQADHQEIPMKHCIKTASGFGGCNAAIVLTLPAYQKQPSSVQSPVTVHTTATVSIENSCLSMNGETVFSSSASNFAQFIREAYKNTGGSNMKFYKMDDLCKLGYTAVEYLLKEKNFQPEEIGILLVNAAASLNTDIRHQMIINQEGDHAASPTVFVYTLPNVVAGEICIRHKIQGENTFFIEKEFDADKLKEYAQIVMKKGNLKACITGWCNLLMEEYKADFKLIEVQH
- a CDS encoding phosphopantetheine-binding protein — protein: MEELIEKLKRELIEELNLEEVTPEEINPNEPLFGDGGLGLDSIDALEIILILERNYGIKIKNPAEGKQIFYSIRTLANYISENQK